TCCAGATGTTTCCCGGACAGCATacagatgtgggccacttcaggcaggGATGCGGAACATCTGGCCTCCTTGTAGATTAGCAGGTGGGGCTCAAATGATGCAAAAGAAATGAGCCTTTTCTGCAAACTTCTCTCTCGGTAAGAAGTTGAAGTGGCCCAAGTGGTGAATGGTGAAAGTGGCCCAAATAGCACAGAACAGATCCAGACCACTCTTGGCCCCCTCTGGTTGAACTGTGGTATTGCACTGGCTTACCTGTGGCCCAGATGTGCCATCATTCAATGCGGTATGTGGCCCAGATGTGGGATAAAAACTACTTTGCTATGTGGGTTGTGACCATTGTGTTCTACAATTTCTAAATTCTAAATGTGAAATTCTCATTTTACCAACTAGGTAGGAAAATATGTTTTGGGAAATACGCAGCGGGGAGAACTTATAGGAATGTTTTAGAAACAGCGAACTTTCAATATGTCAATATATCAGTTTCTCACACTTAAAACATTCATGGGGGCATTTCAACATCATTGGTTGGACAGTgttgtgaaatatgaaaaaaagaaatggtgAAGTTTATTGTGAAATGTATAATATTCCTGTATGTGTGAAATAAGAGAAGACGTGCAGCAAAGTAAGGGGTTGGAATTGAACCTGCGGCTAATGGAGGACGACTCCAGCCTCCGTACGACAGATTTAAACGATCAATCAATGTTTAATGAGGCCGTCAAAGTGCATTTCATCATTATTGTGTCTGATGTTAAAAATGTTATGTCCGTCATGTGTGAGGAACTGGCTCTTACTCATTTTGAGGAAGTTGACTTCCTGAGGATCTGTTTCATGGTTTTGTtccaatttgtcttttttcaccAGTTTCCTCAGATTTTacagaagatgagaagatggagCTCAAGGGCATCAAGACGCACAaggaggaccttctggacgatATCCAGGTAACACACGTCCACGCAAATGTAGCATGGAGTGTATGTAGAGATgtagtgaagccaaaatgtcttgattgccccctggtggctggttgcagtgtCAATCacaggacatgggccaaactaaaaagtcgaTGGCCTATCGTTCACGAAAAAGCCTGTCAGTGGAAAAGGAGTCTTGTCTTTTCCATTGATAccggtttcttcttcttcccccccGTCCAGAAGCTAAAGATGGAGATAGACAGCGTGATGGCGGACATACTCAGCTTTGAGTCCACAGAGGAAAAGTGAGTTTGGGTCGGGAACAGCCCTGCACCTGTTTGAACATctgcatgtatatatatatagaacccACAGTCAACCCTCCATTTACACTGGTTCGTGTTCTAATGTCCCCCGACCACAAGGCCCCGCCTCCTGGTGTGTTTTCTATTAGAGgagtttctttctttgtcttttctgaGTAATTGAAACCTTTTCCTGGGATTCTCAGTTCGTCTTTTATAGAAAATACAGCTTTTGTTCTTTTAATCTCATCTAAGGTAAGGAAACTAGAGAATAGCTTTGAACATGTCACACTCCAATTTTGTACGGGTTAAAACTGAGGGATTAAAGACAAagcaattttatttaaaaagcaccttTTTTACAAAGTGGTGGATTCAAGACcgaaaagaaaaccaaaacaataaaagctTCTCTCACAAATGTAATGATTCAACAGCACCGTGATGAAACCACTTTAAATTAACTCAAAACTTTATTTGGATTTTACTTCATTCtcctaaatatcagtcccctgcaAAACAATGTTATCAAGAACCATGATTTATTCTCACAATGTTAATGATCCACCCGCAACTGGATCATTCTTGACCCAaacctcatccttccaccaagttttgttgaaATCGGTCGTGTAGTcgttgtgtaatcctgcaaacactcaaacaaacaaacaacacaataagtTTTAGTTAATAAGCAGAGGTAATGAtctccattttattttttaatcatcatttcAATTAATATCAGTGTAGGGGTTTTTTCATTGTTGTTCTTCATTGTTACTTTTCCTGCAGCAAAACGATAGAGAAGAGCAAACTGTTCTCAAACGGGAGGAAGAAATTCAACATGGACCCCAAAAAGGTGAGCaggagtgtgttttttttaacctgacCAGCTCTCGCTCGTCACCGTGtggacttcctctctctccaccacaCTGAAGGTGTCTGTGAAATGACGCTGAATCGGTCCCTTCACGTGGTTTCAGTGGTTTCAGCTCCAGCTCGTCACTAATGTCTTTGCAACAAcgcatacaaaataaaagcacgacGGTTTTCCCTTACTGGAAACAGAAGTGTATTCCGAGCTGAGGCTGGTTTCTGAGGTTCACCTGAACTTTATGCATGATGGAGATGTTCACCCGTCACCTCGGAACCCTGTGgcacagaggaaagaggaaagaggaagagacatCAAATTTAAGGAattgggataaaaaaaaaatagcaaatTCGCTCATTTTTACCAACCGGAGATGAGATCATTGTGAAACCGCAGCAGAGTATTTCTGAAGCACTAGATCATAAAGTAGGCGTGCTACTCCTGTCTGCAAGTTGCACATGAAACGTGCATGGAGGTTTAATTTgtgtgcacctgtgtgtgtttgcttgcagGGCATCAGTTACCTGGTGGAGAACAAGCTGCTGGATGGAAGTGCTCAGCCCATCGCTGAGTTCCTCTACAAGGAGGAGGGACTCAACAAGACGGCCATTGGAGAATTCCTCGGAgagaggtgaggaagaggaggaggaggtgggaagtCGAGTATGTGGAAAAGGAATAAAAATGGTAGTGAGCAGGATGAAAGGGAAGAGGATGGAAGAGGTTTTGAGAAACGTtgagaagaagcagagagaagaggatgaatAAATATCAAGTAGATGAAGGAGGGAAAGATGAATGATTAGAGGAAGGAAAAGCAAAgggaaggaggaaagagaagggaGGGGAACAGGTTGTAGGAGGAGGGATTGTAAAGGCAGGTTCCAACAAGGTGAGACTTTCCTCTGGTTTCAtgtgtctccttcctcctccttcctcctcctcctcctccccccccccccccccctcctcctcctcctcctcctcctcctcctcctctgacctacAGGGAGGAGCTCCACCTGCAGACCCTGAAGGCCTATGTGGAGCTGCACGAGTTCTCCGACCTCAACCTGGTCCAGGCCCTCAGGTCAGTGCTCATCTATCTAAATCTTTAGTAACTGAATCAACAGGAAACGTCTCAAACATCTGGATGTTATCAGTTATGATCTCACTGATGGTCAAAGTAAAGGTGCTTCCATttgaattaaacaaaacaaaacattttacaaatcagcAACATGTCAGATAACATGTAACAACAAgtttacaaaacacaacacatgtcaCTAAACAGCATACTAGGAAACAATCTTTCAGAAATACATTAAAGACATTAGAAAATgtatacaaaatacaaaaacaacgtCACTGacacactttgtgttttgtgaaatgttgtgtttcaCATATCTCAAGTTTGTCAAGCCACAAACTTCAGTAACTCATCAGGGTCTTTATGTAAAACATGAAATATCTCCCAGGCTGATTGAAAAGCATCAAATGTAGAAGGAAGAAGAGTTTTAAATAAATCCTCCAAGAACATTTGTTCTAATGCATAAAACTTCAGGAGTTTCATGAAATGAGtggaaagaaaaaggaattGAATTATTGACAAtatagcagcacacacacacaaacacacactctctccggATGTGTTGAGTGTCTACACTCGTGTCAAGCACCTGAATAAACAGGACTTGTGTTGTGGTGTGAACGTGACAGACAGTTTCTGTGGAGCTTCCGTCTGCCTGGTGAAGCCCAGAAGATCGACCGCATGATGGAGGCCTTCGCCACACGCTACTGCGACTGCAACACTCACGTCTTCCAGTCGACTGGTGAGTGCACGTGTCCACTTCCTCTAccggactctgtgtgtgtgtgtctgtgtgtgtgtttgtgtgtgtgtttgtgtgtgtgtgactgaaaaCGGAAACTTTCAGACTTTCAATTCTTCATATCGCTCCAGACTTGTCTCATCTTTACTGACTGTATTCATGTGAACTAAAGTAGAGCatcatatgtatattttatacatCCTCttactctttgtgtgtgtgtgtgtgtgtgtgtgtgtgtgtggctcttgTACAACACCAGACACGTGCTACATCCTGTCCTTTGCCATAATCATGCTCAACACCAGCCTCCACAACCCCAACGTGAAGGACAAGACCACGCTGGAGCGTTTCTTCTCCATGAACAGAGGCATCAACAACGGAGAGGATCTGCCCAACGATCTGCTCACGGTGAGAACTTCCAGCCAATCACCTGAAcctacaataataatgatagtgGGAATTGATTATCTGCACCTATTGGTAAAAATACTCAGTACATCCAGAAAAAACTATGAATGCTAATAATGTCACCTGTATACTATAgtttgaaaatacaaacaagAGTAAACTTCACTGATTGAAATGGTTTGAATCCCTCTTGTTTGGACGTATTCAGACTTTTCTTGTATTTCTTTTCCTATGATTGGTATCAAGGTCAAAACATTTCTAATATTTGACCTTTTCACCTCTTTTCTACTCAGAAACTCTACGAGAGCATTCGCACCGAACCCTTCAAGATCCCAGAGGACGACGGGAACGATCTGACTCACACCTTCTTCAACCCCGACAGAGAAGGCTGGCTGTTGAAACTCGGTAACACGGCTCTCCTGAATATAAGTTTTTAATGGATTGTTATGAACAGATGGTTGAAGTGATGTAAATCCCCCACAAACCACAACATCTTCAACAAGCTGCAAAGTCAAACCATGAACTCGACAGGTGGTTTAGATGTGATTCTCGACACTCTGCTACAGTACGTCTCAGACTAAGGTTTAAAAACAGGAAGTTCTGAGAAACTGACCCAACAGTGGAATATACCCTCACGGTTGTGTACGTAAACCAACACAGATGTTTGACTTTGTTCTaaagtgtgtattttgtttttgtctgtgctgACGCAGCTTTTTAAGTTTGTTGGTTTCAactgaaaaaaaactttttcctGGCTGTGTCTCCAGGAGGCCGAGTGAAGACGTGGAAGAGGCGATGGTTCATCCTGACCGACAACTGCCTCTACTACTTTGAGCACACAACTGTAAGCCTGCTCCTCTTTATTCACCTCCGAGTACAGCATATCTAAAAGTCTTTACCAGGCTCCACACAGGCGACACCCATTCAGTTTTCTGGATATATGCAACTtacttgtgaacacaatatttCAAGAACGACTTGAGGGAATATCTACAAATCTGATACAAAACTTccagttggactcaaagatgaatgtGTTAAAGTTTGGTTGTCAAAGCTCAAAGGTTAAGGTCACTCTGATCTCACAAGGGACATGTGttgccttgtgaacacgatatctcaacaACAAGTTGAGGGGATTTCTTCCAAGTCGGTACAAaggttcacttggactcagagATGAACTGAAATGAATTTGGAAATCCAAGGTCATAGTTCAAGGTCACTGCTACCTCATAAAACATGTTCCTCCAGAACATACGTCATCTCTGCTTAAAGAGAATTTCTTCTTATCTAAACCAGTTGTCTGGAgtctggttggtggaggcatacaACCACAAGGGGGTGTCTCATTTCAAactattttcacagtttttttcccACCAGTCAGTTGAAGGGTGTCCTCAATGAGAGTTATTTGTACAAACCAAGTTCAAAAGGAGTCTTGTGGTCTATAATTGAGTCATTTGATGAAAAACCTCTGGGGGAGAGATAGCGAAGGTGCATGTTTGTCTTGTAACGTTCTCTTCAACCACAGCCGGAGATAGAAGATATGAAACCAAACCTTAACCAGAGGTGGCTGATCAGAAAATGCTCACAAGCTGGTACTTGAAAGTCATAAAGGTCTTTCTGTTAATCATATGTCACAGGTACAAAACATTGTATTCTTTTAACATAGTGTTATTGAGGCCGTGCAtagcaaaatatttttttttatttcagtagtTTGACCCAATATCACAAATGTACCTGAAGTGTCTAAACAATCTGTCCTCAGACACTCTggctctgctgcttctcttcttttcttgatgaaaattatatttttaccctcagctcctccttcttttcctcctgacTCACTCCATCTCTTTTTTATCCGTCTGCAGGATAAAGAGCCCAGAGGCATCATCCCTTTGGAGAACCTGTGTGTGAGGGAAGTGCCATATCCTCGCAAACCGGTGAGTTCCTGCCATGGACTGTAaattaagatggacgacatgacagctcaccAAAAGTGAAGCCCTATCATCCAGGGGCTTCCTGcagcataggtcataaacctgtgcagactctggctccaaatgataccgaaaaaaacaagatggcagcgcccatgtctgggatattttggcttcgaGTTCAGGAAGTTTCAGACAGTCTATGGTTCCTGCcagatgtgttttctttcatcacaaacatgtttaaaaaagctAATTCAACTAAATTGAATGTGGTCATTTTGTATGGATATAACACGTATTTGATAGATCAACAGAGAGATGAATAAATTGTGATTCTGGTTTCGTCTAGTACTGTCTGGAGCTGTTCAACCCCAACAGCCGAGGGCAGAAGATCAAAGCCTGTAAAACAGAGACGGACGGCCGAGTGGTGGAGGGCAAACATCAGTCGTACACCATCTGTGCCCCCGGCGCCGAGGAGAGAGACTCCTGGATCGAGGCCATCAGGtcataacacacacatgttgtacaCAATTGCgtaaacatcaacacaaacaacactagAGCATAATGAGACACATCAGAAAACATTTGCAGCCTTGTTTGAATGTGAGGAGCTTTTACTTCATCCCCTTATCAGTTATTACATCTTATTGAGAGCGACTCTACATGAACAAACACAACTTCTCACCTCTGTGGTTTGAAAAGTCGAGTAAACATCTGTCCACACCCAACATCACAGCTGGGTGAAGTCAAGTGTGGCTTGTTCTGCTTGAGACCACATCCACTTGTTATGGATGAGTTCTCGTACTCTAGTTAAAAGTGTTCTGTGTTAACGTGGCCACTAGTTGGCAGTAAAACCAATATCCTACATCAGTGTATAGTTATATAACAATATGGATTTTTACACAATGCCTGTTAAGTTTTTGCAATAACACATATTACTTCTGCTTTGAGCATAAACCTTAGTGGTCAGTAGGAAATGTTCAGATGATCATACAGACTAAACGTACACAAGTCTGTAGTATCAGTAGTTTCTCCACTATGTTCACAAGCTAGCTGCTCATTTTCCATCTGTCATTTGATGCTATGGATAAAACAACATAAGTTATTGTCACAACATAATTTTCATCATCAGCAATATCACAAAAGTCTGGTAGATATCGATTTGTCCCATCTATTCTAGGAGggtccaaaatgtcctcacaatccACAAGATGCTTTAAAACTGAAGCAGGTCCTCACATAGATGGAAATTCAGacgcactacacacacacacacacacacactctctctctctctctctctctctctctctctctctctctctctctctctctctctctctctctctaatatAGAACTTTATTGATTGATCCACACACCAGGGAAATTctgttataaaaaatataaaagaaaggtgatagaataaaaatagaaaatacaaatgaataCGCCCTTTCACTGTAGTGGTTTGTTCTTCTTAACAaccttcttttttgttttgacttCAAACAGGGCGAGTATCACCAAGGATCCGTTCTACGACTTGGTCTCAGTCCGTAAGAAGAAGGTGATAAACCAGGCGCCGCAGAACTGAGCCGTCCGCTGCCCCCCATGGACGCTTACTGAACTGCACCGGAGTGGGATTCGGACCACTCTCAGTTGTTTTAAACACTTTGAACTGAGCTGAGCGACGGCCGGAGACACGACGACACAGACTGAGCTCATTCAGGCTAAAAGAGGGACTTCTCTTTCCACTTCCCCTTTGGCAGCCGGTGGTTTTCAGTGTCAAACGGTGAAACAACGATGACTCATTCACGTAGCGCTCATCGTCAACCAGACAAGCCACAGAGAAACTGAACAGACCGAAGATGTTTGCTGGGACGTGTTGTGGAGTTTATATCGACCGCCAGTAGAAGATGTTTCTCTGAGTTGTTCACGTTCTCAGCTTCTTCACGGATCCCAGAAGATATAAAAAAGGacaattgtaaataaaaaacattattttcgtTGTTTTTTAAGAAATCTTACAGCTTTGCTTTCGTTCCTTGAGTCATTTTGAGTTTCCTGACGTTTTATGACGTTTGGTGTCATCTGAAGATACTCGTGCATTAAAAGCTTCAGGTGTGCAGAAATAGTTTCATGTATTTTCCAAACTTTATGATACTTTATAGGATTTACCTTGAAATGCATACCCCTGCATTTTCTTTAATATTCCAAAGTGCAATAGGTCTAACATGCATTACGTCGTGAGTCTTTGTAACTTCTGCAAAATCGACCTTGTAATTATTCTTTGTGTCATAttctcattacattacatgaaataattatttaataaaaacaaggtTTCAGGTGTGTTGACACGTGTGAGTGGATGTTGTGTTTGacatctgtgttttcacttcaaCACACCTCGAAACCATGAGGCCACACCTCACTTCCTCTTATTCACTGCCTCTGTGAGACTGAACTACAGATGGTTCGTCACTGTTTTAGGTCCCAAGGAAACATTTCCCTGGTTGTTTCTCTCAATTTACAGCACGTTTCTGTATTTACACGTGTGATGACTTTTTGCAGCGAATGTGTCGTAAAATGAATGAAGTTGTTTACTTATTTtgacagtgtgttttttttctatttgcagtTTGTTGAGCTCCCTTAGACAACGTAGAAAATTACCTTTTTACCAAACACCAAGTTTAAACTGTTAGAAACCACAGAACTTTTCACCATAACGTGTCcaaaagttttttattaaaacaccgcatctgcaaaaataggttttcaAAGAAAAGTTTCTTTAAGTTCAGCTTGTTCGTCTCTGAGTTCCCTGACGACTGCAACAGCTCAACAGATTCACAACAGATATGATGCGTACTCTCGTAATAATAATACTGCTATTACTACTTTTACTACTAGTAGTACTATTAccactactaataataataacaatgacaaTCTTTGTATttatagcacctttcatacaaaCAAATTCAACTCAAAAtgctttatttacaaaataGATACAAATTAAGTCctgttaattaaaataaaatcatgttaaattgtatttattgccaTACACCCTGTAACTTGGTCCAATCTGGATACCAAGGTTGGTGTTTACGTAATATTACAGAAACATAATCTCTCTGCACCAAGATCAAACCCCCAATTCCTTTATGTTTGTGACCTGAACAGGAAGAATATTAATTTACAATAGTGAAGCTGCCTTGGAAGGAAAATGAAGATTCAACTATTTGAAGTGTCTAAGTAAAACTCGACTGTTAATTTGTGCGAGCATGCtacttcctgctgcagctctgacttcctgtttctgtgttGCACCACATCCCACTTGCACATCCTCTAGCATCACCTCCCCCTCCTGTAGCTGAGCTCAACCATGAGTTCCTCTCAGGCCTGTGGTTCCTCTCAGAACTGTTGGCAAAGAcccagacgagagcagcagacAAGAGCAGAGCGCCAGCTAGTGGTGAGTACAAGCAGTGCAGTGATTACAGCCCCATCTTACATGTTGTACAATTGTAATACGGTCTGCCACCACCAGGCTGAGCTGCAGTCAAAGGAATGTTTTTGACTAGTTATGAAACAGCCAGTTCAGCTCCAATCATTTTTAATTGTGACATGATATTATTTTACTTGACTGAACTCATTTTCAGTTTAGAACCAATGAACAATCCAAATATTTAACACATCTTATTTTGGCCCTTAtaaggtttttcttttctgaatcCATTTAATGCACAATTTAGTGCAGAGATagatattaaaataaacatttgtgtgCAGATAAATTAATCTACAGAAAAACAGTAAAGGTTTTTACTTGAAGTGTTTAATTTTTAAACTCAAACAAATCTTTACATTCCAACAGCTGCATAAGAATTGTGCAAACTTTTCATTTTGTGCACTAAAATGTGCAATGCTCACAGTGTCCACAAGGGGAAGGAGAACAACCTAAATATCTAAAGTCCTAAAGGTTCATGAGAAACAAGAGGCAGCCAACCCGGCAACAGATATCCCATGATGCTTTGCACATTTTATCCTGTATTAGGCACTAAACATGAACACAGCACCTGGTGAATTATCCATTTATTGGCTCTTTCCTGAAGGCACTGGATGAAATACAATACTGCACAATCCAAGGTGAGGTATGTCTCAGGGACGTCCTGTCCTGCTCCGTGTTGAGACTGAGGACGGGTTCACCTCAGGACGCTTTAcacttgtttttgtctttcttaagacctggatgaaaaaaaacaaaacaacaaggaCAAAATTAAAACGAGAGATTAGAGGCGTGAGACAGTTATTATGTGGAGCTCATGAGGATCTATAGAGGATTACATCATGTGGCCATTATGGAATAAAAGCTAATTTGCTGAGAGAGTTGGTTTAAATCCTTGGTTTTACTTGAGATCCCACTTTGTTTTATCAGCCAACAAGATATTCATGATCCCGAATTGTAGAAAACATgaaatgattttattaaattgtcTTGTAACTCGTCTGATCTACATCTCAACCCTTTAATCCAAGTTCCCACAACACGATTTTCAGCCAGATTTGCCATTTGCAGAAGAGCCATCAAAGGCCCTCTATCATCGCTCTATAAGCAGTTACCGATCGCTCTGTGCAAACTCCTCAGAGACACGATTAGAGACACTAACGGTGGAAAATCTAGTCTGAGTCGACATCAACTCCAGCCAATCAGCATGGGATGAAGGTGGTGGAGCTACACGGGAGATGCCCCCTTGATTTTCTACACTGCACACGTGTGTAATCAGGATAAATCAGGCAACAATCATGTGTGTGAGGGACAGAGCCACAAAGACTCGTCCACTGAAGAGTTTCACCTCCGTCAGCTGGACTCCCGGTCACAAGACAACGAGTTCTGCCTTCTGAACTTAGTCGTATAGCGATTAAAGGTCAGGAAACAATGGACAAAATCAAGTGTCAATCTTTACACAAATCCACTTGTGACTGACTTACTCTCGGTGTCCTGTGTGGAGTTGACGGTTTGCTGGGACTCTGTCCTCTGGACCTTCTTCCCCCTCCACTTAGAGGGCCTCTTCACAATCCCCTTGACGTCGTCCTGCGTCTCATCGGTCTGACTGGTTTCTGTGGGTGAGGGGCACGGGCTGTTATCTGGAAGCTTTCTGGACGACTTCTTGAATAAGCTCCTCCATGTGTTCTTCCTGTCCTGCGCCTTGGATCCCTTGAAGATCTCGCTCGGGGCCTCGGCGGGGAACGGGCTCAACCGATCCAGCCTCTCACTGCCGGTCACTCCggtctcctgctccagctcctcaggGGACTTGCATTTGATCGTCCCCCTCTTAGTTCTCGgatcctgcagagacacagctgGACGTATGGGGTCACCCATCGCCAGCGAGTACTTGGGGTTGTAGTATTTATGCGCAGGCACCTCGATCTTGTCGTTCCGTGAATCCCCTAAGGTGACCTGGAAGCGGGAGGTGGTGGCAGGTAGAGGTGGACGTTTGGTCCCCGCCTTGGACGGTAGCGTGCCGGTGGCGCCAGCAGCAGGCGGGCTGACGTGGAACTCCTTGTAGAGGTCCATCTTCTCAGAGAT
This is a stretch of genomic DNA from Pleuronectes platessa chromosome 3, fPlePla1.1, whole genome shotgun sequence. It encodes these proteins:
- the LOC128436686 gene encoding cytohesin-4, which produces MTDWQMVSSDFTEDEKMELKGIKTHKEDLLDDIQKLKMEIDSVMADILSFESTEENKTIEKSKLFSNGRKKFNMDPKKGISYLVENKLLDGSAQPIAEFLYKEEGLNKTAIGEFLGEREELHLQTLKAYVELHEFSDLNLVQALRQFLWSFRLPGEAQKIDRMMEAFATRYCDCNTHVFQSTDTCYILSFAIIMLNTSLHNPNVKDKTTLERFFSMNRGINNGEDLPNDLLTKLYESIRTEPFKIPEDDGNDLTHTFFNPDREGWLLKLGGRVKTWKRRWFILTDNCLYYFEHTTDKEPRGIIPLENLCVREVPYPRKPYCLELFNPNSRGQKIKACKTETDGRVVEGKHQSYTICAPGAEERDSWIEAIRASITKDPFYDLVSVRKKKVINQAPQN